A part of Denitratisoma oestradiolicum genomic DNA contains:
- the thiL gene encoding thiamine-phosphate kinase: MPSEFALIDRFFRRPVHHTILGVGDDGALLRPAPGMELAISTDMLVAGTHFLPDTDPEALGWKTLAVNVSDLAAMGAQPRWALLALALPEVDEAWLAAFARGLFDCADTFGIDLIGGDTTRGPLNLCVTLCGEVPAGQALRRSGARPGDDVWVSGQPGRASLGLACLQGRARLAPAYEADCLAALHRPQPRVALGLALRGLASAAIDISDGLLADLGHILEQSGVSATLHLACMPGAALAACADAQLARDCLLAGGDDYELLFTAPPTKRESIEAAGSAMGIGLIRIGEIGGAGAGSLVLLDARGQSLAPGRRGYDHFSGEREAGSALGVIAAGAADESR; the protein is encoded by the coding sequence ATGCCTTCCGAATTCGCGCTGATCGACCGCTTTTTCCGGCGCCCCGTCCATCACACCATTCTGGGCGTCGGCGACGATGGGGCCCTGCTGCGGCCGGCCCCGGGCATGGAACTGGCCATTTCCACCGACATGCTGGTGGCAGGCACCCATTTCCTGCCCGATACCGATCCCGAGGCCCTGGGCTGGAAGACCCTGGCGGTGAATGTCTCCGATCTGGCCGCGATGGGCGCGCAGCCGCGTTGGGCGTTGCTGGCCCTGGCCCTGCCCGAGGTCGACGAGGCCTGGCTGGCGGCTTTTGCCCGGGGCTTGTTCGACTGCGCGGACACCTTCGGCATCGACCTGATCGGCGGCGACACCACCCGGGGCCCTCTCAATCTTTGTGTCACCCTCTGCGGCGAAGTGCCCGCCGGCCAGGCCCTGCGCCGTTCCGGTGCCCGGCCCGGCGACGATGTCTGGGTCTCGGGCCAGCCGGGGCGGGCGTCCCTGGGCCTGGCCTGCCTGCAGGGACGCGCCCGTCTGGCGCCGGCCTACGAGGCTGACTGTCTGGCTGCCCTGCACCGGCCCCAGCCCCGGGTCGCCCTGGGGCTGGCCCTGCGGGGTCTGGCCAGCGCCGCCATCGATATTTCCGACGGCCTGCTGGCGGACCTGGGTCACATCCTGGAACAGTCGGGGGTTTCCGCCACCCTGCATCTGGCGTGTATGCCCGGTGCCGCCCTGGCGGCCTGCGCAGATGCCCAGCTGGCCCGGGACTGTCTACTGGCGGGCGGGGACGATTACGAGCTGCTATTCACCGCGCCGCCGACGAAACGGGAGTCCATCGAGGCGGCGGGGTCCGCCATGGGGATTGGTCTCATCCGGATCGGGGAAATCGGTGGGGCAGGCGCCGGCAGTCTTGTCCTGCTTGATGCCCGGGGTCAGTCCCTGGCGCCGGGGCGCCGGGGCTACGATCATTTCAGCGGGGAGAGGGAGGCGGGGAGCGCCTTGGG
- the nusB gene encoding transcription antitermination factor NusB, giving the protein MSAAPLDPVNKGGQEEAREIAASPSSTGSGNEAPPPGRPKAEPASRPEAAPAAEPKSPPPSGRGAGGGSANPRRRAREFVVQGLYQWQVGGQDLASIQVQAEAVPGFDKADGVLYLALLEGAIHQAPALREALEPHIARPWNEISPIERGILLLAACELLHHPETPYRVIINEAIELAKTFGGTDGHKFVNGVLDKLAPLARPQEAKRNR; this is encoded by the coding sequence GTGAGCGCGGCGCCCTTGGACCCCGTCAACAAAGGCGGACAGGAGGAGGCCCGCGAAATCGCTGCTTCCCCGTCCAGCACGGGGAGCGGGAACGAGGCGCCGCCGCCGGGCCGTCCCAAGGCGGAGCCAGCCTCCCGTCCGGAGGCCGCGCCAGCGGCCGAACCAAAGTCACCCCCGCCCTCGGGGCGGGGGGCGGGGGGTGGGTCTGCAAATCCGCGTCGCCGTGCCCGGGAGTTCGTGGTTCAGGGGCTTTACCAGTGGCAGGTGGGCGGTCAGGATCTGGCCTCGATCCAGGTTCAGGCCGAAGCCGTTCCCGGGTTCGACAAGGCTGATGGCGTCCTTTACCTGGCTCTGCTGGAAGGCGCGATCCATCAGGCGCCGGCCCTGCGGGAAGCCCTGGAGCCCCATATCGCGCGGCCCTGGAACGAGATTTCCCCCATCGAGCGGGGCATCCTGCTGCTGGCGGCCTGCGAGCTGCTGCATCATCCCGAGACACCCTACCGGGTGATCATCAACGAGGCCATCGAGCTGGCCAAGACCTTCGGTGGCACCGACGGCCACAAGTTCGTCAATGGGGTGCTGGACAAGCTGGCGCCCCTGGCCCGTCCCCAGGAAGCCAAACGCAATCGCTGA
- the ribH gene encoding 6,7-dimethyl-8-ribityllumazine synthase — MPRRNDIREIEPDLSGTGLSVGLVLSRFNEDIGDGLLSGCCDELIRRGVAAECITLVTVPGALEIPLVLKTMAQSGKYHALVALGCVIRGETYHFEIVSNESARGITEVQLATGMPIANAVLTTENDDQALVRMVQKGKEAAEAALEMFHLLKAVK, encoded by the coding sequence ATGCCCCGTCGCAACGACATCCGTGAAATCGAACCCGATCTGTCCGGCACCGGCCTGTCCGTCGGCCTGGTGCTGAGCCGCTTCAACGAGGACATCGGCGACGGCCTGCTCTCCGGTTGCTGCGACGAGCTGATCCGCCGCGGCGTGGCCGCCGAGTGCATCACCCTGGTCACCGTGCCCGGCGCCCTGGAAATTCCCCTGGTGCTGAAGACCATGGCCCAGAGCGGCAAGTACCATGCCCTGGTGGCCCTGGGCTGTGTGATCCGGGGCGAGACCTATCATTTCGAGATCGTTTCCAACGAATCGGCCCGGGGCATCACCGAGGTGCAACTGGCCACCGGCATGCCCATCGCCAATGCGGTGCTGACCACCGAGAACGATGACCAGGCCCTGGTGCGCATGGTGCAAAAGGGCAAGGAGGCCGCCGAGGCGGCCCTGGAGATGTTTCATCTGCTGAAAGCCGTCAAGTGA
- the ribBA gene encoding bifunctional 3,4-dihydroxy-2-butanone-4-phosphate synthase/GTP cyclohydrolase II — translation MSISSTEEIIADIRAGKMVILVDEEDRENEGDLVMAAEHVTPEAVNFMAKFGRGLICLTLTQARCEQLDLPLMVSDNRTPHGTAFTMSIEAAEGVTTGISAYDRALTVQAAVKRNAKPADLVQPGHIFPLMARNGGVLVRAGHTEAGCDFAALAGLEPAAVICEILKDDGTMARLPDLLEFAPQHGLKIGTIRDLIHYRSENEKLVERVAENVIHTRHGTFRALAYVEKTSGETHLALTYGDINAEEETLVRVHAPGSVLDWLESTPRFQSYSIDQAMEVIVRRGKGVIVLLSRKDVQEKLVPALQRDAGDPPPKFKWDPRTNGIGAQILRDLGARNIRLMARPQRIPSMEGFDLHVVGHLLPEDAFPKD, via the coding sequence ATGAGCATCAGCTCCACCGAGGAAATCATTGCCGACATCCGTGCCGGAAAGATGGTGATCCTCGTCGACGAAGAAGACCGGGAGAACGAGGGCGACCTGGTGATGGCCGCCGAGCACGTGACGCCCGAGGCCGTCAATTTCATGGCCAAGTTCGGCCGTGGCCTGATCTGCCTGACCCTGACCCAGGCCCGTTGCGAGCAGCTCGATCTGCCTCTGATGGTCTCCGACAACCGGACCCCCCACGGCACCGCCTTCACCATGTCGATCGAGGCGGCCGAAGGCGTCACCACCGGCATTTCCGCCTACGACCGGGCTCTGACGGTGCAGGCCGCCGTCAAGCGCAATGCCAAGCCTGCCGATCTGGTCCAGCCTGGCCACATCTTTCCGCTGATGGCGCGCAACGGCGGCGTCCTGGTGCGGGCCGGCCATACCGAGGCCGGCTGCGACTTCGCCGCCCTGGCGGGCCTGGAGCCGGCTGCCGTGATCTGCGAAATCCTCAAGGATGACGGCACCATGGCGCGGCTGCCGGACCTGCTGGAATTCGCTCCCCAGCACGGTCTCAAGATCGGCACCATCCGCGACCTGATCCACTACCGCAGCGAGAACGAGAAACTGGTGGAGCGGGTGGCGGAGAACGTGATCCATACCCGCCATGGCACCTTCCGGGCGCTGGCCTACGTGGAAAAGACCAGTGGCGAGACCCACCTGGCCCTGACCTACGGCGACATCAACGCTGAAGAGGAAACCCTGGTGCGGGTCCATGCGCCCGGCTCGGTGCTGGACTGGCTGGAGAGCACGCCCCGTTTCCAGTCCTACAGCATCGACCAGGCCATGGAGGTCATCGTGCGCCGGGGCAAGGGGGTGATCGTGCTGCTGAGTCGCAAGGATGTGCAGGAAAAACTGGTGCCCGCGCTCCAGCGCGATGCCGGCGACCCGCCGCCCAAATTCAAGTGGGACCCCCGCACCAACGGCATCGGCGCCCAGATCCTGCGGGATCTCGGTGCCCGCAATATCCGCCTGATGGCCCGTCCCCAGCGCATTCCCAGCATGGAGGGCTTCGACCTCCATGTGGTGGGCCATCTGCTGCCCGAAGACGCTTTTCCGAAAGACTGA
- a CDS encoding 3-hydroxyacyl-CoA dehydrogenase NAD-binding domain-containing protein, whose translation MRHLKLDTDAQGVALLTIDVADRPMNVLMPEVEAELAEAVARVRADAGIRGLIIVSGKANGFIAGADLKEFVEAYERKTTQAQGAERSRQFQRLFRSLETCGKPVAIAMNGLALGGGLELCLAGHYRVLSDNPKAVVGLPECGIGLLPGAGGTQRLPRLIGVENALPMMLSGRHVKPAEALKLGIVHELATPGEEVAVARRWIDSQPDPRQPWDKPGFRVEPASVFIAETRASTLRETHGNYPAPLAILGCVAEGVPLPIDDGLEVEARYFGQLLAGPVARNLIRTTFINRGLADKLARRPKGIDKAPAQKLAVLGAGTMGGGIAFAAAQAGIPVVLLDSSGDLAERAKAAISVRLAQDVAKGRLAQDKADALLARITPTADYALLADCDFAIEAVFEDAAIKAQVIARAEAALPATAVFASNTSALPIGGLARTSLRPGQFVGMHFFSPVERMVLVEIIAGQETRPETLARTFDLAGQLKKTPILVNDGPGFYSTRVVNAYINEGLDLLTEGVAPALIEDAARQAGMPVGPLALADEVGLDLGLKIARQVDTLEAGRSRAVATLDQMVRQGRRVGRKSGTGFYDYPEGGAKRLWPGLAALYPPAAEQPGVEEIKQRLLYAQALEAARCVEDGVVTHMPDGDLGSLLGWGFPSYTGGTLSLIDTLGIANFVEACERLAARHGVHFAPSAWLKEKAGRGENFYPPVV comes from the coding sequence ATGCGACACCTCAAACTCGACACCGATGCCCAGGGCGTTGCCCTGCTCACCATCGACGTGGCCGATCGGCCGATGAATGTGCTGATGCCCGAGGTGGAGGCGGAGCTGGCCGAAGCCGTGGCCCGGGTCCGCGCCGATGCCGGAATCCGTGGCCTGATCATCGTCTCCGGCAAGGCCAATGGCTTCATTGCCGGTGCCGACCTGAAGGAATTCGTCGAAGCCTACGAGCGCAAGACCACCCAGGCCCAGGGCGCCGAGCGCAGCCGGCAGTTCCAGCGCCTGTTTCGTTCCTTGGAGACCTGTGGCAAGCCGGTGGCCATCGCCATGAACGGCCTGGCCCTGGGGGGTGGCCTGGAGCTGTGCCTGGCCGGCCACTATCGGGTGCTGAGCGACAATCCCAAGGCCGTGGTGGGCCTGCCGGAATGCGGCATTGGCCTCTTGCCCGGTGCCGGCGGCACCCAGCGTCTGCCCCGCCTGATCGGCGTTGAGAATGCCCTGCCGATGATGCTCTCGGGTCGCCACGTGAAGCCGGCGGAGGCCTTGAAGCTGGGCATCGTCCATGAGCTGGCGACTCCCGGCGAGGAAGTGGCCGTCGCCCGGCGCTGGATCGATAGCCAGCCCGACCCGCGCCAGCCCTGGGACAAGCCGGGTTTCCGGGTGGAGCCGGCCAGCGTCTTCATCGCCGAGACCCGGGCCAGCACCCTGCGCGAGACCCATGGCAACTATCCGGCGCCCCTGGCCATTCTGGGCTGCGTGGCGGAGGGCGTGCCCCTGCCCATCGACGATGGACTGGAAGTGGAAGCCCGCTATTTCGGCCAGTTGCTGGCCGGGCCCGTAGCCCGCAACCTGATTCGCACCACCTTCATCAACCGGGGTCTGGCCGACAAGCTGGCGCGCCGCCCCAAGGGCATCGACAAGGCGCCGGCGCAGAAGCTGGCGGTGTTGGGGGCCGGCACCATGGGTGGCGGCATCGCCTTCGCCGCCGCCCAAGCCGGGATTCCCGTGGTGTTGTTGGACAGCAGTGGGGACTTGGCCGAACGTGCCAAGGCGGCCATCTCCGTCCGTCTCGCTCAGGATGTGGCCAAGGGCCGGCTGGCCCAGGACAAGGCCGATGCCCTGCTGGCCCGGATCACCCCCACCGCGGATTACGCCCTGCTGGCGGACTGCGACTTCGCCATCGAGGCGGTGTTCGAGGATGCTGCAATCAAGGCCCAGGTGATCGCCCGGGCCGAGGCTGCCCTGCCCGCCACGGCAGTCTTCGCCAGCAACACCTCGGCCCTGCCGATCGGCGGTCTGGCCCGAACGTCGCTGCGGCCCGGCCAGTTCGTGGGCATGCATTTCTTCTCGCCGGTGGAGCGGATGGTCCTGGTGGAGATCATCGCCGGGCAGGAGACCCGGCCGGAAACTCTGGCTCGAACCTTCGATCTGGCAGGCCAGTTGAAGAAGACACCGATCCTGGTCAATGACGGCCCCGGCTTCTACAGCACCCGGGTGGTCAATGCCTACATCAACGAGGGGCTGGACCTGCTGACCGAGGGCGTGGCGCCTGCGCTGATCGAGGATGCGGCACGCCAGGCCGGCATGCCGGTGGGGCCCCTGGCCCTGGCTGATGAAGTGGGCCTGGACCTGGGCCTGAAGATCGCTCGCCAGGTGGATACCCTGGAGGCCGGCCGTAGTCGTGCCGTGGCCACTCTGGACCAGATGGTGCGGCAGGGACGCCGGGTGGGGCGCAAGTCCGGCACCGGCTTCTACGATTACCCCGAGGGTGGTGCCAAGCGGCTCTGGCCGGGACTGGCCGCCCTTTACCCCCCAGCAGCCGAGCAGCCCGGGGTTGAGGAGATAAAACAGCGCCTGCTTTACGCCCAGGCCCTGGAGGCCGCCCGCTGTGTCGAGGACGGCGTGGTGACGCACATGCCCGACGGGGACCTGGGTTCCCTGCTGGGCTGGGGTTTCCCTTCCTATACCGGCGGCACCCTGTCCCTGATCGACACCCTGGGCATTGCCAATTTTGTCGAAGCCTGCGAGCGTCTGGCGGCGCGGCATGGTGTCCATTTCGCACCCTCGGCCTGGCTCAAGGAGAAGGCCGGTCGGGGCGAGAATTTCTATCCGCCCGTCGTCTGA
- a CDS encoding SUF system Fe-S cluster assembly regulator has protein sequence MRKLTDYSTVIMAYLAQSPLGVHSVAEMAAAVGVAAPTTSKILKTLARQNLVLSSRGIHGGYRLSRPPEQISIAQVIDAMEGPFGMTECSIEAGLCAQEAACPQRENWQRLNQVLRRALDQVSLADMTGPSAHPVPANTREPRP, from the coding sequence ATGCGAAAACTGACTGACTACAGCACGGTGATCATGGCCTATCTGGCACAGTCGCCTCTTGGTGTGCATAGCGTGGCCGAGATGGCGGCGGCGGTGGGCGTGGCGGCCCCCACTACCAGCAAGATTCTGAAGACCCTGGCGCGGCAGAATCTGGTCTTGTCCTCCCGGGGCATCCATGGCGGCTACCGCCTGTCGCGGCCGCCGGAGCAGATTTCCATCGCCCAGGTGATCGACGCCATGGAAGGTCCCTTCGGCATGACCGAGTGCAGCATCGAGGCCGGCTTGTGCGCCCAGGAGGCCGCCTGCCCCCAACGGGAAAACTGGCAGCGCCTGAACCAGGTGCTGCGCCGGGCACTGGATCAGGTAAGCCTGGCCGACATGACCGGGCCGTCCGCCCATCCGGTGCCGGCGAACACTCGGGAGCCCAGGCCATGA